GTTTGCAGGCTTGTTGCTCATCATTTCCGGGCCAGCCATGCTCATCGCGTGGCTGAAACTCCGCCAGCGCAACCTGGGTCCGATCCTCGACGCCAACGGCTGGGCAGTGAACGGCCGCGTGAAAATGAACGTGCCGTTCGGCGGTGCGCTTACCTCCGTTGCGCAACTCCCCCCTGGCGCGCAGGCGGTCATTGACGATCCGTTCAGCGAGCCGCCGCGCACCTGGCCCAAACTCGTTCTGTTTGTCGTGATCGTGTGTTTCATTTTCAGTCTGTTGAATTCGTTCGGACTGATTCACACTCTGACCGGGGGGAAACTGGGCGATCCATCGTCGAAACGCGAACCCGCGAAGAAGGAAGAGACGTCCGAAAAAGCGGCTGCGATCGGCAACGGGGTTGGCTCAACGAACGTCCTGGCGGGCACCAACGCGCCCGCGAAATAGGCTGGAATCGAATGCGGCCACTCAGAGGTGCACGGCTGTGACGCTACTGCCCGGGCTGTGCGGCCGAAATCATGTGCTGTTTTTCCCAGGGTTCGAAGTTTCCATCATCCGTCTTGTGAACTTCGGAGTGGCCGTCGGCGAATCCATAGGTCCTGACCTGGCCTCCGGTTGGGACCGGCTGAGCTTCGCTTTCCCGAAGCACAATGACCGTTGCCGGATTGGTGATCACGTTCAACGAACCCTGGTACATAATTTCAAACTGATTGGTCGCCAGCAAGGTTTCGTCCCTGGCTTGATCCGGCAGAAAAGTCGCGGCCTGATCGAAACTCGCGGGGGACTGTCCCTGATGGGCGCCGGCATACTCATGAAACGCGAGCACCCAGTTTCTGGCATAACCCATTTTGGCGATGAACTGTTGCTTCGCGAGGGCTTCCTGCTTTTCCTGCTCGGTCGCCGAATCAATTTGCGATTGCCGGGCGTTCTGGGCTGCCCGTGCCAGTGACGCCTGCAACCGGCGGTTTTCCTCCTCCAACCTTCCCAACTCGTTCGTTTGCCTCCGAAGCAGCCCCACTTCGCCACGCAGTTTCATCAGTTCGCTCAGTTGATCCTTCGAGAGCTGGGAAATGTTTGTCGGGGTGCCAAGATTTGAAAGACGCGTGTTTTCACTTGCCAGGTTATCGGCCCGTTCGCGCAAAGACTGGTTCTCCGCGCGCAGTCTGGTTTGGGTTTGATGTTGAATCGCCAAAGGCGTCGCCACGCCGGCGACGGCAACCGCCGCCACAATGCCCGCTTTCAGTTTCGTCATGGTCATAAGTTTGAGAAGTGTGAGGCCGGTTCCGCCGGCCGTTGCTGCGCCTGTCAGGGCTGCGCTCGCAATACTGACGGCCAATCCGGAGGGCGCCGCGGTCACCGCTTCACCCGCGAGCGCCGTGGCCAGAACGGCGGCGGAGAGGGCGATGCCCCGGCGCTTCAACATGGATCGCAGTTCCTCCAACGCATGGGTCACACGCTTTTGCGCCGCGTTCTCGCTGCTTCCCAACGCTTCGCCCACGGAACGCAGATCGCGTTGTTCGAAGAAACGGAGGAGAATCGCCGCGCGGTCCTTGGCTCCGAGCCGGTTGATTGCTTCGTCGAGGATGGGTCCAACCTCTGACAGGCTGGCCACAGAGTGGTCTTGCTGAACATTCATTTCGACAGCTTGCCTTTCACGGAATTGACGCCGGCGATTGCTTCGCATTGTTTTGGCAGCGACAAAGCAGGTGTGGCGATGCAGCCATCCGCCCGGCATGACATCTTTGGAAAGGGTGCGGGCAAAACGGGCGAGGTCTGCGAAAACGATTTGAGCTACGTCCTCGGCCAGATGTGTGTCGCCATCCACCAACCGCACCGCCACCGAATAGACCAGGTTGACGTAGCGTGAGACCAGTTCTCGGAAGGCGGCTTCCGAGCCGGTTTTCGCATAATCGGCGAGCAATCTTTGGCTGTCCGTCATCTTCAATTCATCATTAAAGACCCGCCGATAGCCAAAAACCGCCAAAAACTTTCACAGATTCGGCAAACCCCTTAAGAACCCCTTTCTCTCCGCGGAACGAATGGCGCAGAAGAAAGCCAAAGTAGAAAGTTTCATTCGCCCGTCGCCGGTCGCACAATTTCCGTTACCGATTGGTTTGGCTCGTTGAGCTTCCACGAGCCTCCAATGTTTGTGAACGTCACCATTGCCTCATCCTTCGTCCGCGCAGTTCCGTCGTCCCGTTCTTCGGAATAAAGAACGAACCCGGCAGTGCCATCAGGAGAGATTTTTTTGCGGTCCAACCGTAACGCCTGCAATGGGCTGATCTCGACGCTCAACAGCGCAGCAATCTGGTCGTCCGATTTTCCCTCAAACCGGCGCGCGTACTCTCTCTGCGTTTCAGGACTGAGGCTGGTGAAGAACGTTTTCACATTGCCCGTGCTCATGGCCCACGCTACTGACTGTAACGCGGCTTCTGGAGTGGCGTATCCTGCGAACGCCCAAGACTCTTTTGGAATTGTCTGCGAAGTGAGTGCCTCAGACGTCACGGCCGTGGGCGAAATCTCGCCATGCACGACAGGATCCTGTTTTTCGACTTCCTTTAGTTGTTTGCGAAGCATGTTCACCTCGCCTCGAAGCCTCATGAGTTCCCCGAATTGATCCTTGGAGAGATGGGAACTGTTTGTCGGGGCGGCAAGGTTTGAAAGACGCGTGTTTTCACTTGCCAGGTTATCGGCCCGTTCGCGCAAAGATTGGTTCTCCGCGCGCAGTCTGGTTTGGGTTTGATGTTGAATCGCCAAAGTCGTCGCCACGCCGGCGACGGCTACTGCCGCCACGATGCCCGCTTTCAGTTTGCTCATGGTCATAAGTTTGAGTGTGGCGAAAGTTGCTGTTGCGGTCGAAGCGCCTGCCGCGATCGCGCAGGTGGCTACACTGGCGGCCAGGCCGCTCGGGGCGGACAGAACCGCACTGGCCGTGATCGCGGCGGTCAACCCCGCTGCCGTGCTCGTGACGCCGCGCTTCGCGAGCAGCTTTTGCAGTTTCTCGAGTGCCCGGTCCACGCGCATTCGCGCCGCGTTTTCGTTGAGTCCAAGGGCAAGCCCAATTTCTTTGAGGCTTCGCTCTTCAAAGAAACGGAGCACGACGGCGGTGCGGTCGCTGTCGCTCAATTCGTGCATGGCATCGTCGAGAACGGGCTGGATCTGACGCCAGGCCGAATCCGATGCATCGGACGAAAGCAGTTGTTTCATCGTGTGGGCCTCCTGTTCACGCCGCAGCCGCCGATCTTCCGCGCGCCGCATATTCGCGGTCATTTGGCGAACGCACGTGTAGAGCCAGCCCGCCAACGCCGGATGCCGGACGAGGTTCGATGCTTTTCTGGCCAGCTCAACAAAGACCGCCTGTGTGATGTCCTCGGCTGTCGCAGCGTCACCGTGCGCCTCACGTAACGCCGCCGAATACACGAGGTCAATGTGCTGCTGCACCAGTTCGGTAAACGCGGTTTCTGAGCGATCTCGTGCGTAACTTCGCAGCAATTCAGCGTCGGTGGCCATTTGTCTTCATCAGTATAGTGTGCGCCGACAAGAAAAACCGCACAAAGTATGTGTAGGCCGCATCCCCGACCTGGCGAGTGTTTGAATTGTGTTTGTCTGACACCCAATTTTCGCCCGGTGAGGGCATCGGGCCTGCATCGGCGGATGTGTGGCGGTTGCAGGCCGTGTGACCCCACGCGGCGTTTGGGTTTTACCAGATTGAAAACAGCGCTAGTTTATCGCTGTGCTGAAGAAGAACAGCATCCGCTACGAATTTCGAAAAACCGAAGGCAACCCTGACTGGTCGGTGCGACAGTAATATCTGACGGAATTCTCGATCTTGGCTCAGGCATGTTGCAGGCCGCGCGGGATCACAAGGCCGGCACACCAAACAGACAGATCGTTCTCAGCAGTTACACGCCCAAGAGCGACCCGATGACCGACGATCCCGGCGTCAGCGCGACTACTTCACGCGAGCGTCTTTATTGACGATCAGCTCCCATCCGCGTCATCCAGGCACGGTGCCGTTGACGCTCGGTTCTCAGCATGGTGTACACTCTTTCCGCCTCGGCCGGATTCAAAAGATAGTTTGAAGGAAGAAGCTGCTCGCAGACGCCGCAACGGCCGTGGCGGCGGTTGTAAACTATCGAACCGCACGAAGGGCAGAGACATTCACGCGGCTCGATTCCGAACCGACAAAACGAGTTCCGGGTGCCGGTGACAATTTGCAGGGCCGCGCTTCTTGCGCAGTCATTCCGTCGCGTGTTCAAATTTGCAGTGCTCATAATTCGCTCTGTCTGTAACGACACGGTGATTGGCGAATTGTTGCATTAAACTTTTGTAATACTCGTGTTAGAGGTGACAGGCACGGTGACCATCGTCGTTCACTTGCGGATCTCGTCCCGGGCCGGATGGTGGCGGACATTCGAGATTGCCAGCCGAATCGGCCAGCACCGTATTGACTGATTTTGAAACTCACCGGCACTTGTTGCGGAGCACGGTTTAATTGCTGCGTTGTCCTGTGGGCAAATTGCTTAGCACAGGAGAGCGCTTCGTTATCAGTTCCCACCGTGTTTTCTTTCACATTCTGTTCGACGGGAGTGGTTCGCAGTCCGGCACTCGTCCTGCTCGACGGTGTGTCTGGTATTTTGGTTGGGTCAGGTCGAATGCAGACCGCGCGGTGCGGCAGGCGCCCCCTTCCTTGACGCACCGCGCTTTCTTTACTCAGACACCAAGGCAACGTGCTTTCGGCGTTCAAGTGCCCGGCCGTGACTTATCAGCAATGGATCGCATTTCGTTATGGGTGCGTTCTTATCGCGGAGGGGCGGCACCAAATATGCGTTGTTTCTTAGGGTCAGTGATTCGCTGCGCTGGCGAGAAGCGGCCCGCGCGGTTGCAACAGCCAGCGGGGACCGAAATACCCGCCAAGCGTGTTACGGAGCCGCGGGGTGGGAGCCGATTCGTTCAATGGTTGAACATCGCGAGCGGCGGTTGCCAGATGCCGCGTCATCTCCCAGTCGATGGAATTCGCCCGTGAAAACGATTCG
This genomic stretch from Candidatus Angelobacter sp. harbors:
- a CDS encoding sigma-70 family RNA polymerase sigma factor produces the protein MATDAELLRSYARDRSETAFTELVQQHIDLVYSAALREAHGDAATAEDITQAVFVELARKASNLVRHPALAGWLYTCVRQMTANMRRAEDRRLRREQEAHTMKQLLSSDASDSAWRQIQPVLDDAMHELSDSDRTAVVLRFFEERSLKEIGLALGLNENAARMRVDRALEKLQKLLAKRGVTSTAAGLTAAITASAVLSAPSGLAASVATCAIAAGASTATATFATLKLMTMSKLKAGIVAAVAVAGVATTLAIQHQTQTRLRAENQSLRERADNLASENTRLSNLAAPTNSSHLSKDQFGELMRLRGEVNMLRKQLKEVEKQDPVVHGEISPTAVTSEALTSQTIPKESWAFAGYATPEAALQSVAWAMSTGNVKTFFTSLSPETQREYARRFEGKSDDQIAALLSVEISPLQALRLDRKKISPDGTAGFVLYSEERDDGTARTKDEAMVTFTNIGGSWKLNEPNQSVTEIVRPATGE
- a CDS encoding sigma-70 family RNA polymerase sigma factor, with amino-acid sequence MTDSQRLLADYAKTGSEAAFRELVSRYVNLVYSVAVRLVDGDTHLAEDVAQIVFADLARFARTLSKDVMPGGWLHRHTCFVAAKTMRSNRRRQFRERQAVEMNVQQDHSVASLSEVGPILDEAINRLGAKDRAAILLRFFEQRDLRSVGEALGSSENAAQKRVTHALEELRSMLKRRGIALSAAVLATALAGEAVTAAPSGLAVSIASAALTGAATAGGTGLTLLKLMTMTKLKAGIVAAVAVAGVATPLAIQHQTQTRLRAENQSLRERADNLASENTRLSNLGTPTNISQLSKDQLSELMKLRGEVGLLRRQTNELGRLEEENRRLQASLARAAQNARQSQIDSATEQEKQEALAKQQFIAKMGYARNWVLAFHEYAGAHQGQSPASFDQAATFLPDQARDETLLATNQFEIMYQGSLNVITNPATVIVLRESEAQPVPTGGQVRTYGFADGHSEVHKTDDGNFEPWEKQHMISAAQPGQ